A genomic segment from Triticum dicoccoides isolate Atlit2015 ecotype Zavitan chromosome 1A, WEW_v2.0, whole genome shotgun sequence encodes:
- the LOC119352936 gene encoding putative ripening-related protein 6, with the protein MAIAKLVVVGMAILVILLQVSTCAVARHHAKPDPCASEDDSVPGMLHKHKHKKPHCPSPGGTGGGGGGGGTPGVMTVNGFEKGQEGGPPSECDGKFHSNKEMIVALSTRWYAGGRRCGKMINITSKKNGRTVQAKVVDECDSNHGCKTNIVDTSEAVWKALGLDSNIGEVPVTWSDA; encoded by the coding sequence ATGGCGATCGCCAAGCTTGTAGTCGTGGGCATGGCCATCCTTGTAATCCTGCTGCAGGTGTCGACGTGCGCCGTGGCCCGGCACCACGCCAAGCCGGACCCGTGCGCCAGCGAGGACGACTCCGTGCCGGGCATGCTGCACAAGCACAAGCACAAGAAGCCCCACTGCCCCTCGCCGGGCGgcaccggtggtggcggcggcggcggcggcaccccAGGCGTGATGACGGTGAACGGCTTCGAGAAGGGCCAGGAGGGCGGCCCGCCGTCGGAGTGCGACGGCAAGTTTCACAGCAACAAGGAAATGATCGTGGCGCTGTCGACGAGGTGGTACGCGGGCGGACGCCGGTGTGGCAAGATGATCAACATCACCAGCAAGAAGAACGGGCGCACCGTGCAGGCCAAGGTGGTGGACGAGTGCGACTCCAACCACGGCTGCAAGACCAACATCGTGGACACCTCCGAGGCCGTGTGGAAGGCGCTCGGGCTCGACAGCAACATCGGCGAGGTGCCCGTCACATGGTCCGACGCCTGA